A segment of the Pseudoalteromonas piscicida genome:
CCAACTTGTTTACCCAGCATGGCTGCACCTACCTTTGAGCCCTCGACTACATATAGCCAGCCGAGTGCCGAAGCGACATCGGTATTGCTGCTTACTTCTGGCCTTAAATAGGGATCAGGGATGGTGGTTTCAAGGTCGATAAAGTCTTGTTCAAGCAAACCTAAGCGGCGACGCGCGGCCAAATCAGGAATAAGCGCTAACAACTCTGGATGTTCATATAGGGCGCTCACATCTTTTAAAAAATAAAACTGTAGTCGTAAGAAATCGAGATAGCTTTGTGTATTGGCGAATGGGTCTTGCGCCATAATAGATTTGTCTACATTGTCGTGGGTATCTGCAGTTGCATGTTTTAAGTTTTGCGCTCGAGAAGGTGCAGAGGTAACGGTAGTCATTGATGCTCCAAGGTGATGTAAAAATATAGCGCTGTCTTTAAGCAAAATTACAGCGCCTAAGTATTGATTAAAGTTTGAGTTCTAAGCCAATCGAAATGGTTTGGCCAGGTTCAGGCATCGCAACGATTGAGCCGGTTGAAACCTTATACTGATCGGTCAAGTTGGTGATCGCTAGGTTGCCTTTGATGCTGTCGCTAAAGATATAATCAAGGTAAAAGTCGAGCTGATAGCCTGCTGGAATATACTCAAGTGCAGTTACCCCAGTCCCTGCCAAAAAGCCACCTGGATGATGTTTCTCAGAGTGCTTTTTGTAAGTAAAACCCGTATCAACTGTGTCGTTAAAGAGTGTCATACCAAGCGTTGCGATATAGCTTTTTTCAGGCGGCACACGAAGCGGTGTTAAACTCCCCGCGAAGCCAGTGGAATTACAAGTATCGACACCTACAGCTTCAGCCATTAAGCGCGAGCACATTTTGACGTCGGTGTACTTTGTGTAAGATAGCCTGCTGTAAAATAAGTCGCTTTGGTAATGAAGACCAAATTCCGTGCCAGGCAGTTCAAACTTATCATAGTTGGTAAAAGTGAACTTTTGATCCCATGAAGGTGCATCGGGTTTAGGTAAGAAGCCCGTAGCCAACATACTTTCAATATTAGTGTAGAAGTACTCCGCCGAGATAATTAGCTTATCCCCGTGATTGAGTAAGTTGCTAAAATCACTCTCAAAACCAATATCATACGATTTCGTTTTTTCGGGGGTGATCGGGTAATCACTGGAGTAAGAAAACACCTCATTAGAAACCGTTGTTTCGTACAGGTTTGGCATACGATATGCGTTGCTATATTTGGCTTTAATGGCAGTATTATCAAACAGTTGATAATTTGCTTGTACGGTCACATCGGCTTTAGCATCAAATGTAAGCTTTTCTCCTGTTTGATAGTCCTCATTCACCGAGTCGTGAAGGTTTACGTTCAGTGCAAGCTCTACTGGTGCAAGATCGATATTGGCATTTGCAAATAACGCTCGTTTTGTTTGCTTACCGTGTCGTGAAGTTGACTTTAATTTGAAATCATCAGAGTGCCATGGGCGCTTAAAGTTGTTTTTCCAGTCTCTATGAGGCGACAACTCTTCAGCCTGCCAAGATAGCCCGTATGTCAATGTCACAGGCGTATTTGCAAGCGATAATGCGGAGGTATTAAATACACTTACCCCGTGGCGTTTGTTGTTAAAACGGTGGAAGTATTGCCCTGCATTTTCACCTAGGTTACTGCCAAGGGCATTGTACTGTTGTAACCTCGCGCTGGTACGCCAAACGTTAACACTGAGGTCGACTAATGAGTTATTACTTGGTAAAAAGCGGTATAGTGCGCTAGTACTATTGACCAGAGCAGAGCCCGGAGCCCACTGCGGCATAGTTTCTACGCCTTCAGGAATTTCTTCGGACATCCATTGCTCTTGGCCATGCTCATCGATCACCTTCCAAAACTTGGTGTCGCCGGCTCTTTGTTTGTACCAGTAGGTGGCCAGCATTTCTCCTGCTTCTTGTTTATGGTAACGTGTGTTCACCTCTAATGATTGTTCGTCCGTAAATGCATAAGTTAGTTTGGCAAGATATGAGTCGCTTTCAAAGCTTGTATTGACGACTTCGCCATTTTGGTTAACGGGTGGTGGGATCAGAATGACTTCTGTGACTTCATCATACTGTTTTCCATGCTCGGTTGAAGGCACCCAGCGAATGTACTCTTTAGACTCAACGAAATCGTTAAAGCCATTTTTTCCGGCAAAGTAGTTACCGACCTTTTTCTTACTGTAAGCAAGCACCGCTTGTAAGTTATCCTGTTGGTAGGCGGTTGCTAGCGTAAATCCACCGCCTGCAAAATCGAGCGTGTCATTGTGGTTGCTTACCTCGTAATAACTTTGCAGGCCAAAGCTTTCCGGTACTTCAGGTGTTCTATTGTTGTTATGCGTATTAACCTTAACCAAAGCGCCATAACGCTTACCGTCTTGGAGAATATCTTGCGTGCCTAAGGTGCGGATATTGACTGTTCCGCCGATTGCGCCAGAGCCAAATGGTGATGCTTTGGCCGATGCGCCTTTTTCAACATTGACCGAGCTTATCAGGTTTGAATCGATATAGGTTCTATCCGACGAGCCCATATAGCCGCGGTTTGTGTGCGTTGATTGCAAACTGCCATCGATGAAAATTGGTACTCGTCCTTCGCCTTGGACTCCACGAATACCGATATCAAGCGCACCAGCTTCGTTTCGAATATTGTTTGCCTCTATACCTGAAAACGTTGAGAAAATATCCGAGTTAGATAAACCTTTGGTTCGAGCAATCTGTTCACGATTAAGATTGAGTTTATCGCCTTTGACAGTGATGACTTCAATATTATCTTGCGGATTTGGTGTTTGCTTGTGCTTAGCCTGAGTGTTATTGGATTGGCCTTTTGCTGGCGTTAACTCGCTAATCGCCGCTTTAATAACGATGTTATTGTCGATAATACTCGCCATTAGCGGACTACCTTTCAATGTACGCTCTAGTGCCTCGGTTAAACTTACCTCCCCTTTGAGTGCTGGGGCTTGCAGGCCATTTAATAGTTTCGCATCGGCAATTAGATTCATACTCGCAGCCTCAGCTACCTGCGTTAAGGTATGGCTAATAGGTTGCTGCGCAAGATTAAATTGATATATAGCAACTTGACTCTGCGCGGTTGCAGGCAGGCTCAGGCTAAGCCCGAGTGCAAATGCTAAGGGAGTGAGTCTTGTGTTTAAAGCAGTGCGAGTTCTCATTATGATGCGTCCAAATAAATTACCTAAGATGAAAACGAATGAGAATGAGAACTCCTCAATAAAAATCTGAATATTTTTATCTTGTCATCGAGAATTAACTATAACCACATGATTATTAGTATTTTTAACTTCTACTGGCAGGGCGTGTGGTAATAAGTTTAAAAAGCTTTCGAGCTCTGATGCTAAAAAAGTACCCGAAATTACCAATTGCTCAGTTGATTGAGCGGTTAAGGTGTAACTTATCGCATGATGTCGTTTAAATTCCTCAAATACTTCACTGAGTGGCGCATTGTCGAACACGAGTCGCCCTTGCTTAAATGCATCGACGAGATTGAGGTTTGGATCAAACTCAGTCTTAGTAATGCCGTCACTATCCACAACCGCCATTTGACCTTTTCTCAGTTCTATTTGCTGATGTTGGCTTTGCACGTTTACACGACCATGGTCCACCACAATGCGAATGCTATTGGCTTTTTTATCCACGGAAAAGCGGGTGCCTAATACGGTAATCTTTGTGCTGCCGGCACTGATCACAAATGGTCGGCTTTTGTCACTGGCAACGTCAAACAATACGCGTCCACTGAGTAGCTTATTACTGCGCCGATTGCCATCAAAATCAATAGCGAGGGAAGTTTTGGCATCTAAGGTCAGTAGAGAGTTATCGGGCAGTGAGATTGTGCGTAATTCGCCTCGAGGTGACTGATAGCTGGCGTGAAAGGTGTCTTTGTTTACTTGAAAGAACCACGTTTGATAACCAACGAAACTCAACGCAAAAAGTGCAAAGCATGCAGCAATGGCGAAGTACCGCTGAGTTGTCTTTGATTTAAGTTTAGAGTGTGTAACTGGATTCTCTAATTGTGCAATGTCTTGCTCTGAAAATTGCGATAACAGTCGCTCAACCTGTTTACTTTCTTGATAGGCTGTTTGGTGCGCACGGTTCTCACCAAGCCAACGATTGAGCGCTTGCTGCTGCGCTTTACTGAGCCCTTGCCTTTCGAGTTCCAGCCAGTGGTTTACTTGCTGTTGTATTGATACATTATGACGGTCCATTGCGATTCTCTTATTGTTTTTGTAATGCGTTACGGCAAGCAAGCATGGCAGTTGCCAAGTGTTTTTCGACCATGCTGACAGATATCCCCATTTGCTCTGCTATTTGTGGCTGGCTTAAGTTTTTAAATTTATAGAGCACAAATGCTTGCTTGGTTTTTAGAGGTAAGGAGTCGATACTTCGATTAAGTAATGCCAGTTGTTGTTGACTTGCAAGCTTAGCCTCGGGCTCATAATAACTTGGCGCGACTAATTCGAAGTCGTCGGGCTCAGCAACGGTTTGATTTTTGCGATACTGATCAATCACAATGTTTTTCGCGGCTTTAAAAAACAGTGCGCGCTCTTGCGTGTTATCCCGTTTTGGATTGCTGGTTTTATAACTTAGTATTCGGGTATACGCCTCTTGGACTATATTTTGAGCTTTGTCTTTGCACCCCACTGAACGAGCGATATAACTTAATACTTCTGAGTAATAACGTTCCAAAATACACCAGTTTGCTTTTCAAAAGTCGCGCATACTAGCATTAAAAATGATTGTTGAGAATTGTTTTTATTTGCGTTTGTTGGCTTTGAATTGTTCGCTAATATATTTTATGTTTTTAGTGCTTTTGCTTAAAAGTTGGTTGTAAGATTATGAAAAAAATTAGTTTTATTTTAAATTTCTTTGGATCCAAACACTAAACGAAGTGCTTATTAAGGCGTAGGAGCGATACCTTTGATAATGCGCTGGCAGGCACTGGGATCCATAAAATGGGGCACCGGATAATCCGGATGTGCTTCTTTTAGCGCCAGCTCTGCGAGTAGTGCTGCATCATCAGGGAGTACTTCGGTGAGCGTGGTTTGGATATGTAAATCAAGCAGTAAGCGCTTAATGTGCTCTAAAAGATCATCTGCTTGGCGCTCGACGGGATAGTCTAACGAGGTTAATCCACAGTATCTGGCGATGAGCGCGAGTTGCTGATTAATGCGCTCACCATACCAGGTTAGCACGGGCATGAGTAACACCGCATTGGCAAGCCCGTGCGGCGTACCATATTGAGCGCTCAATTGGTGTGAAATTGCATGCACGTAGCCGACAGAGGTTCTGGTAAAAGCTTGTCCTGCGTAATGGGAAGCGAGTAGTAGTTGCGCCCTTGCTTCAAGATTTTGTGGGTCTTGTTGTGCTTTGGGTAAATATTCAAAGATGGCTCTACAAGCTTCAAGAGCACGGCCGCGGCTAAACTTAAGACAGTTAATGCTCAGTAGTGCTTCAATGGCGTGGGTTAGTGCATCAATTGCCGTAGTCGCGGTGATATGTGCGGGCATACTAGTGGTTAATTCTGGTAATAACACGGCATGGTGTGGCACTAAACAAAAATCAGTCGCGGCATATTTGGCGTGATTACTAGGATCGTTAACGACGGCGGCAACAGTGGTTTCCGAGCCGGTTCCTGCTGTTGTTGGGATCGCGATATTCGGCGGTAGGCGTTTTAAGACTTTAAATAACCCTTTGAGTTTAGTCACCGGTTTGTTTGGCTTGACAGCCCGAGCACCGATCAGTTTGCCCGTGTCGAGTACCGAGCCGCCGCCAAGCGCGATAATTGCTTTACATTGATGCTGTTGGTAGACCTTTAGACCGTCTTCGACGTTTGCTATGGTTGGGTTGGGTAAAACATCTGCGTAATAATGCGTGACAAACTCTGACTCACGTAGTGTGTTTTCCACAACCTGATGCAAGTTGAGTTTGAGCAGCACTTGATCGGTCACGACTAAGACGTTATCTCCACTTTTTAACCCCAGCGCCTCAATGGCGTCTAACAACCCCGTTTTTCCCTGATGTAATTTGGGGTTCGGGATCCCGATAAAAATAACAATGCACTTTAGGGCAAAGTGGTAAATACGGTAAAACCAACTCATTGCGATCCGTCTAATTTTGTTTTTGTATCATTTAAAAAATATAGACGGATCATCACTGAATTGCTAGCAAATTTTCGGCTAATTTGTAGTGATTTGCTGCGAAACTAGCTTTTCTTCTTTAATTGGTGTTTTGGGTTTGTCCATCTCAAATGCTTCTATCATGAGCAAAATATGGGCCGCGCTCCATGAAAAGTTCGGTGCACCTTGCTGCTCGCCGGTGAGTGGATTGTAGTTTTCGCGAATAGGCGCGTTTTGCAGCAGACCATCCGCATTTTGCATAAATCGCTGAAGCAAAGTGTTCGCTTCAGTTTCATAGCCATAATAACTTAGCCCCATCAAGCCAAAATACAATTGGTCAAGCCAGACACGACCACGCCAATAGATGTTTGCGCCAAATGCAGGATTGGTCTGGGATGCAGAGCCTAGAGGAATATAGGTGTTGAATTCACCGGGGCTGAGCATTACCTCAGAGACGCGTTTAGCATGATACGCTGTTGCTACTTGATTAAAGAGTGGAGCCCAACCCTCCGGGCCGCGACCACGCTCAATGATTGGTTTCCCTGCACAGCCATTTTCAAGCGGTGATGGGGCAATGCGAATGTCGTAGTAGTATCCGCTGTTATCGTCGAACATGCAGCGGTTAATATAATCGGCGATTTGCTTTGCTTGTGCTGAAAAGGTGTTGGCTTCTTGTAGTTTTGCTAAGATATTGGCGATGGTACTCAAGTTTTTGGTGTCAGAATAAAAATAACTGGCCCCGTCAACCGATTCTTGCATCAAAGAGTAGCCAAGCAGATGGTCTTGGGCGTCCATATTGCTAGCAAATTCGACTTGCCAGTCTT
Coding sequences within it:
- a CDS encoding biliverdin-producing heme oxygenase — encoded protein: MTTVTSAPSRAQNLKHATADTHDNVDKSIMAQDPFANTQSYLDFLRLQFYFLKDVSALYEHPELLALIPDLAARRRLGLLEQDFIDLETTIPDPYLRPEVSSNTDVASALGWLYVVEGSKVGAAMLGKQVGAKLNFDAQHGARYLAGPGAGRGSAWRELVQIIDSIELSEQQEQALIEGARQAFTRFQAFQAHVYS
- a CDS encoding TonB-dependent receptor, whose translation is MRTRTALNTRLTPLAFALGLSLSLPATAQSQVAIYQFNLAQQPISHTLTQVAEAASMNLIADAKLLNGLQAPALKGEVSLTEALERTLKGSPLMASIIDNNIVIKAAISELTPAKGQSNNTQAKHKQTPNPQDNIEVITVKGDKLNLNREQIARTKGLSNSDIFSTFSGIEANNIRNEAGALDIGIRGVQGEGRVPIFIDGSLQSTHTNRGYMGSSDRTYIDSNLISSVNVEKGASAKASPFGSGAIGGTVNIRTLGTQDILQDGKRYGALVKVNTHNNNRTPEVPESFGLQSYYEVSNHNDTLDFAGGGFTLATAYQQDNLQAVLAYSKKKVGNYFAGKNGFNDFVESKEYIRWVPSTEHGKQYDEVTEVILIPPPVNQNGEVVNTSFESDSYLAKLTYAFTDEQSLEVNTRYHKQEAGEMLATYWYKQRAGDTKFWKVIDEHGQEQWMSEEIPEGVETMPQWAPGSALVNSTSALYRFLPSNNSLVDLSVNVWRTSARLQQYNALGSNLGENAGQYFHRFNNKRHGVSVFNTSALSLANTPVTLTYGLSWQAEELSPHRDWKNNFKRPWHSDDFKLKSTSRHGKQTKRALFANANIDLAPVELALNVNLHDSVNEDYQTGEKLTFDAKADVTVQANYQLFDNTAIKAKYSNAYRMPNLYETTVSNEVFSYSSDYPITPEKTKSYDIGFESDFSNLLNHGDKLIISAEYFYTNIESMLATGFLPKPDAPSWDQKFTFTNYDKFELPGTEFGLHYQSDLFYSRLSYTKYTDVKMCSRLMAEAVGVDTCNSTGFAGSLTPLRVPPEKSYIATLGMTLFNDTVDTGFTYKKHSEKHHPGGFLAGTGVTALEYIPAGYQLDFYLDYIFSDSIKGNLAITNLTDQYKVSTGSIVAMPEPGQTISIGLELKL
- a CDS encoding FecR family protein — encoded protein: MDRHNVSIQQQVNHWLELERQGLSKAQQQALNRWLGENRAHQTAYQESKQVERLLSQFSEQDIAQLENPVTHSKLKSKTTQRYFAIAACFALFALSFVGYQTWFFQVNKDTFHASYQSPRGELRTISLPDNSLLTLDAKTSLAIDFDGNRRSNKLLSGRVLFDVASDKSRPFVISAGSTKITVLGTRFSVDKKANSIRIVVDHGRVNVQSQHQQIELRKGQMAVVDSDGITKTEFDPNLNLVDAFKQGRLVFDNAPLSEVFEEFKRHHAISYTLTAQSTEQLVISGTFLASELESFLNLLPHALPVEVKNTNNHVVIVNSR
- a CDS encoding sigma-70 family RNA polymerase sigma factor; translated protein: MERYYSEVLSYIARSVGCKDKAQNIVQEAYTRILSYKTSNPKRDNTQERALFFKAAKNIVIDQYRKNQTVAEPDDFELVAPSYYEPEAKLASQQQLALLNRSIDSLPLKTKQAFVLYKFKNLSQPQIAEQMGISVSMVEKHLATAMLACRNALQKQ
- a CDS encoding iron-containing alcohol dehydrogenase; translation: MSWFYRIYHFALKCIVIFIGIPNPKLHQGKTGLLDAIEALGLKSGDNVLVVTDQVLLKLNLHQVVENTLRESEFVTHYYADVLPNPTIANVEDGLKVYQQHQCKAIIALGGGSVLDTGKLIGARAVKPNKPVTKLKGLFKVLKRLPPNIAIPTTAGTGSETTVAAVVNDPSNHAKYAATDFCLVPHHAVLLPELTTSMPAHITATTAIDALTHAIEALLSINCLKFSRGRALEACRAIFEYLPKAQQDPQNLEARAQLLLASHYAGQAFTRTSVGYVHAISHQLSAQYGTPHGLANAVLLMPVLTWYGERINQQLALIARYCGLTSLDYPVERQADDLLEHIKRLLLDLHIQTTLTEVLPDDAALLAELALKEAHPDYPVPHFMDPSACQRIIKGIAPTP